Proteins encoded in a region of the Microbacterium neungamense genome:
- a CDS encoding LutC/YkgG family protein, which translates to MSAREEILARVRGAVADVTTPAGARGPAPTVETTAVGPAETLALFAENVADYRATVVRVEPQDVAAEIAAALRANGCRSVVLPTGVEPSWRDAVAEVAQVLPEAEAATAAELDAIDAVVTGSAVGIATTGTIVLDHTADQGRRALTLVPDTHVCVVRADQVVHDVPDAVARLRPAAEGPRPQTWISGPSATSDIELERVEGVHGPRTLVVIIVSNAGDGE; encoded by the coding sequence GTGAGCGCGCGCGAGGAGATCCTGGCCCGGGTCCGCGGGGCCGTGGCGGACGTGACCACCCCAGCGGGTGCGCGTGGGCCCGCTCCCACGGTCGAGACCACCGCGGTGGGCCCTGCCGAGACGCTGGCGCTCTTCGCGGAGAACGTCGCCGACTACCGGGCGACGGTCGTGCGCGTGGAGCCGCAGGACGTCGCTGCCGAGATCGCGGCCGCGTTGCGTGCCAACGGGTGCCGCAGCGTGGTGTTACCGACCGGCGTCGAGCCGTCCTGGCGGGACGCCGTCGCGGAGGTCGCGCAGGTGCTCCCCGAGGCAGAGGCGGCGACGGCGGCCGAGCTCGACGCGATCGACGCGGTGGTGACCGGGTCCGCCGTCGGCATCGCCACGACCGGCACGATCGTCCTCGACCACACGGCCGACCAGGGCCGGCGGGCCCTGACCCTGGTGCCCGACACCCACGTGTGCGTGGTCCGCGCCGACCAGGTGGTGCACGACGTCCCCGACGCGGTGGCACGCCTGCGCCCGGCAGCCGAGGGACCGCGGCCACAGACGTGGATCAGCGGACCCAGCGCCACCAGCGACATCGAGCTCGAGCGGGTCGAGGGCGTGCACGGGCCGCGGACCCTGGTCGTCATCATCGTCAGCAACGCCGGCGACGGCGAATGA
- a CDS encoding IS110 family transposase yields MTIVANTFAYVIGADTHSRTHTLAVLDARTGARVDTRTFPTTPAGLSRAVAWIARRTSGLADVLVTIEGVGSYGARLARACQDAGYRVVESFPTAARERRGRGKSDEIDAELIARSVLGVDADNLRDPRQDAGVRAALRVLIGARDLINLERTRSINALTALLRTVDLGIDARASLTKKQLAAIESWRTRQEDLATATARREAIRLARRVAVCDEDLAANRDAITALVAASDAAILLDEPGIGAINAAVIIAAWSHPGRVRSEAAFAVLAGDAPMDVKW; encoded by the coding sequence ATGACCATCGTCGCAAACACGTTCGCGTATGTCATCGGCGCGGACACCCATTCCAGAACACACACTCTCGCCGTGCTCGACGCGCGCACTGGCGCCAGAGTGGACACTCGGACCTTCCCGACGACGCCGGCGGGATTATCACGCGCGGTCGCGTGGATCGCTCGGCGCACCAGCGGGCTGGCCGATGTGCTCGTAACGATCGAGGGCGTCGGCTCGTATGGCGCCCGGCTCGCGAGAGCATGCCAGGACGCCGGCTACCGGGTCGTGGAGTCGTTCCCGACAGCGGCACGTGAACGTCGCGGACGAGGCAAGAGCGACGAGATCGACGCGGAACTGATCGCCCGCTCCGTGCTCGGCGTCGATGCCGACAACCTCCGTGATCCGCGTCAGGACGCGGGAGTCCGCGCGGCGCTGCGGGTGCTGATCGGCGCCCGCGACCTCATCAACCTCGAACGCACCAGGTCGATCAACGCCTTGACCGCGCTGCTTCGAACGGTCGACCTCGGCATCGACGCCCGCGCCTCGCTCACCAAGAAGCAGCTCGCGGCGATCGAGTCCTGGCGCACGCGACAGGAGGACCTCGCGACCGCGACAGCCCGCCGGGAAGCGATCCGGCTGGCCCGACGGGTTGCCGTCTGCGATGAGGACCTCGCTGCTAACCGTGACGCGATCACCGCGCTGGTCGCCGCCAGCGACGCCGCAATCCTGCTCGACGAGCCCGGGATCGGCGCGATCAACGCGGCCGTGATCATCGCCGCCTGGTCACACCCCGGCCGGGTCCGCTCCGAAGCAGCGTTCGCCGTGCTCGCCGGCGATGCTCCTATGGATGTCAAGTGGTGA